The following nucleotide sequence is from Barnesiella viscericola DSM 18177.
AACTGCGACAGCTTCAATTGGTGCTGGGCCAACGTCTTTTCAAAGACTTCGAGGCTGCCCGAACCGCTCTCCCGGATAACCAGCGGCAGTTGCCGCAATTCGTCGAGTGAGATTTCGTCGCGTCGGGCCAACCGGCTGCGGGTGCTGGCGATGCACACCAGTTCGTCGCGCATGAAGGGGGTGTAGTGCAGATGCGGTTGCCGGCTCACCCCCTCGATGAGCCCCAGATCGATACGGTGCTCCTCGATGGCCCGTTCGATGTCGCGGGTGTTCCCGTTGATGAGCGACAGTTTTATCTGCTTGAACTTCTGGCTGAATGTGGCCAGGTAGGTGGGCAGCACATACTGGGCAATGGTGGTGCTGGCGCCCAGGCGCAACTCGCCCACGTGACGTTGGGTGAGCAGGTTCATTTCGAAATCGAGTTGCTTGTAGTGAGCCAGAATCTTTTCGGCATGGCTCAGCAGCAGCTCCCCCTCGGGGGTGAGGGCAATGTGGGTACCCATGCGCTCAAACAGACGGGTACTGTATTCGGCTTCGAGCTCCTGTATGTGTTTACTGATGGCCGGCTGGCTCACATACAGCTCTTTCGAGGCTTTGGTGAAACTGAGGTTGCGGGCTACGCTGCAAAAAACTTTGAGTCGGAAATCTATCATACTGTCGCGTGGTGCTTGTGGTGTGGTACTTGTCTTATCGGTTCCAGATGTCCCAGGCCGCCAAGGCTTGCCGGTGCAGCATCTCGGTGCCGTTTTTGGTGAGGCTGCCCTGTTGGGCCGCCTGGGCGAGAAAGCGGGTCACCTCGGGGTTGTAGATGAGGTCGTAGCAGAGATGGCCGGGGGTTAAATCTGTATAGGGAATGTGGGGGCACTGGTCGGTGTGCGGGTACATGCCCAGCGGCGTGGCGTTGACAATGACGCGGTGGCTGGCCATCACCTCGGGCGAGAGGTCGTCGTAGGTGATGATGCCGTCGCGACGTTGCCGTGAGACGAATGTCGGCTCGATGTGCAGCGTCTTCAACCCGGCGTAGACCGCCTTCGAGGCCCCTCCCGTTCCCAGAATTAGGGCCCGTTGCATGCGGCTGTCAAGCAGCGGGGCTATCGATTGGGTAAAGCCGATGATGTCGCTGTTGTACCCGGTGAGCCAGATGCCGCCTTGTGGACGTCGCTCGATCTTGATGACGTTGACCGCCCCGATTTCGCGGGCCTGCGGGTCGAGGTCGTCGAGCAGGGCCATCACCTCGGTCTTGTAGGGAATCGTCACGTTCAGTCCGCACAGCTCCGGGCGGTCGGCAATAAGTTGGCGCAACCCTCGAAGGTCGGCCATTTCAAAATTTTCATAGTCGGCGTCTATCCCCTCGCGGGCGAATTTCTCCTGGAAAAACGAGCGGGAAAAGGAGTGTCCCAAAGGGTAGCCCACCAGTCCGTATATTCTTTTCATTTTGTTTTCGAAAAAAAGGTTATCCGTTGTATTTCGACTCGGCCAGTATTTCGCCGGCATCGTCGGTCGTGCCCAGCATCTCGGCGGCACTCTTCTTCTTGTCCCGGGCATATCGCGAGACAATCTGATAGCCAATCCATCGGCCCAGCCGTCCCGGTGATTCGGCATGCAGTACGGCGACGAAGGTGGCCGGTTCCACATATTTGTTGATGAGCATCGACTCGGTGTTGAAGAGGTGCTTGCGTGCAACCACCTGATGCCATATCTCGGCCTCGTTGTCGCGGCACCATTGCGCCTGGCTGTCTGTGTAGCCCAACAGTCGGTAGATATCAACGTCGGGGAAGAGCGAGGTGAGGGCATACAGGATTTTCCCCTCGTACACCATGCGGTCGAGCAGGGCATTCCGTTTCGACTGGTAGGGGTAGGCGGTGCGCAGCCACACCTCGACGGCGTCGAAGGCGATGCGGTTGCTCTCGTGCAGCCCTCGTTCATAATCGTAATAACGCTGGGCATACAGCGGGTAATCGGCCCCCAGATAACAGTCGAGCGAGATGGAGAGCAGCGAGTCGATGGTGACAATCGACTGGTTCAACCCCGATACGTGGGTGAGGATGCGGGGCAGGGTGCTCTGCGGAAATTGTTCGTGGTATCGGGCAAAGGCCTGTTGCAAGTCGGTCGTCCAGACCGAGTCGCCGGCAAAACGGCTCTCGGTGTCGGTATAGAGCTGTGCGATAGCTTCGTGGGTGAGAAACAGATTCAATCCCTCCCGGAAATCCGGGGCATCGCCCAACCCCAGAATCTGCCGGCAGTAGATGGGGAAGAAAGGAGCGTATCGTTCTCTGAATCGGGCGGACGCTGCGGTATCGCCCTCTTGCACATAAGTCGGGAGTTCCCGGTCGAATCGCTCGATAGTCACAGGTGTGTCAAGGGGAAGACTCTCTTTCTCCGACGCCTTGCCGTTGCAGGCAATGAATGCGGCAACCAGCAGGCAGATGGCTCCGGCATAGCCGCTGAATTTTTTGGAGGGTATCATATATAGGTTCGTTTAGCTCGTTTCTGCAAAAATACTTTTTTCTTTCGAGAAACCCATCAGGAAGAATCCTGTTTTGTAAGGGGTATGTAAGGTAATAAATCTGAGGGAAATTGAATGTTTTTTCACGCTTTATTTATACCTTTGCATGGATAAATGTGAAAAACAGGTGTCGACTTGGCAGAGTCTCCCGAACCGTATGCGAGTCTCCCGGTTACACTCTGGAAATGATAAATGGAATTTCGAGTTTCTCGAAATTTTTTTAATGACTGATGATAAATTTATGAAACATACCTATCGCTTTACGCGGCTGCTATCGCTCGTTTTCGCGCTCTTCCTCGGACTGTCGGTTGCCTCGGCCAAGGATTTTGTGCTGGTAATCGATGCCGGTCACGGCGGTCGCGACGCCGGAGCTCTCGGCAATCGGGCCAAGGAGAAGGATATTAACCTGGGGGTGGCCTTGAAACTGGGGCGCATGGTGGCCAACAACGTGCCGGGGGTGAAGGTGGTCTACACCCGCGACAAAGATGTCTATCTGACGTTGCAGGAGCGGGCCAACAAGGCCAATCGGGTAGAGGGCGACCTGTTTATCTCGATTCATACCAACTCGATCGACAAGAAGTCGCCCAACCGCAAGACCGTAGCCGGTGCCTCTACCTGGACGCTGGGA
It contains:
- a CDS encoding LysR family transcriptional regulator is translated as MIDFRLKVFCSVARNLSFTKASKELYVSQPAISKHIQELEAEYSTRLFERMGTHIALTPEGELLLSHAEKILAHYKQLDFEMNLLTQRHVGELRLGASTTIAQYVLPTYLATFSQKFKQIKLSLINGNTRDIERAIEEHRIDLGLIEGVSRQPHLHYTPFMRDELVCIASTRSRLARRDEISLDELRQLPLVIRESGSGSLEVFEKTLAQHQLKLSQFNIAMQMGTTEGIKRFLYHTDSVGVVSIQAVTTDLAEGRLKVIDIADFSCEREFCFVQNAGQTGGIESDFMRYMTRKF
- the gldB gene encoding gliding motility lipoprotein GldB — its product is MIPSKKFSGYAGAICLLVAAFIACNGKASEKESLPLDTPVTIERFDRELPTYVQEGDTAASARFRERYAPFFPIYCRQILGLGDAPDFREGLNLFLTHEAIAQLYTDTESRFAGDSVWTTDLQQAFARYHEQFPQSTLPRILTHVSGLNQSIVTIDSLLSISLDCYLGADYPLYAQRYYDYERGLHESNRIAFDAVEVWLRTAYPYQSKRNALLDRMVYEGKILYALTSLFPDVDIYRLLGYTDSQAQWCRDNEAEIWHQVVARKHLFNTESMLINKYVEPATFVAVLHAESPGRLGRWIGYQIVSRYARDKKKSAAEMLGTTDDAGEILAESKYNG
- a CDS encoding shikimate dehydrogenase family protein, with translation MKRIYGLVGYPLGHSFSRSFFQEKFAREGIDADYENFEMADLRGLRQLIADRPELCGLNVTIPYKTEVMALLDDLDPQAREIGAVNVIKIERRPQGGIWLTGYNSDIIGFTQSIAPLLDSRMQRALILGTGGASKAVYAGLKTLHIEPTFVSRQRRDGIITYDDLSPEVMASHRVIVNATPLGMYPHTDQCPHIPYTDLTPGHLCYDLIYNPEVTRFLAQAAQQGSLTKNGTEMLHRQALAAWDIWNR